CTGCAAAAAGTTATGCCAAATGTTATAGATATAGTAAAATATGATTGTCTTATAATGAAAATTTATATAAAAAGAAGGGTTCATACGTGTCAGAATTAATTATATATAACGGCAAAATTTACACTGAAGACGTAACGATCGATAAAGGTTATGTGCATATTAAAGAAGGGCGCATTGTATCAGTTGGAAAAGTTGAAAATGTAGAAAGTATTGTTAACGATACAACAAATAAAATTCAAGTTATAGATGTACAAGGACATCATGTATTACCAGGGTTTATAGATATACACATTCATGGTGGTTATGGGCAAGATGCCATGGATGGATCATACGATGGATTAAAATATTTATCTGAAAACTTACTTTCCGAAGGTACGACGTCATATTTGGCAACAACTATGACACAATCAACAGATAAAATTGATCAGGCACTTTCAAATATAGCAAAATATGAAGCGCATCAAGATATTAATAATGCAGCTGAAATCGTAGGTATTCATTTGGAAGGTCCATTTATTTCTGAAAATAAAGTTGGTGCACAACATCCTCAATTTGTCGTGCGACCATATATAGATAAAATTAATCATTTTCAAAATACCGCTAACGGATTAATTAAGATTATGACGTTTGCTCCAGAAGTTGAAGGTGCAAAGGAGGCTCTTGAAACATATAAAGATGAAATTATATTTTCAATAGGCCATACAGTCGCTACATATGAGGAAGCTGTTGAAGCAGTTGAGCGAGGTGCGAAACATGTTACCCATTTATACAATGCAGCAACAGGATTCCAACATAGGGAACCTGGTGTGTTTGGAGCAGCATGGTTAAATGATAGATTGAACACCGAAATGATTGTTGATGGTACGCATTCACATCCAGCATCAGTGGCAATTGCTTATCGTATGAAAGGTAATGAGCGATTTTATTTAATTACGGACGCAATGCGTGCTAAAGGTATGCCAGAAGGTGAATATGATTTAGGTGGTCAAAAAGTTATTGTTCAATCCCAACAAGCTCGTCTAGAAAGTGGTGCGCTTGCTGGTAGTATTTTAAAAATGAATCAAGGGTTACGTAACTTAATATCATTTACAGGTGATACATTAGAAAATTTATGGCGTGTAACAAGTTTAAATCAAGCCATTGCATTAGGTATCGATGATAGAAAAGGTAGTATTAAAATTGAAAAAGATGCAGATATCGTTATTGTTGATGATGAAATAAATGTACAATATACAATCAAGCAAGGTAAGGTTCATTCATATTGTTAAAATATAAACATAATTAAAGGTATGCAATAGATTTAATCTGTTAACATAAGCACTTTATATTATGATAGAATAGAAGCAATAACATTTTTTTCTGGGGGTGTCTAAATGGGAAGGCGATAACATGTAGTTGTAATTTAAGTCATAGTGATAAGTTTGAATACGTGTTACCCATGAGTGGCACATATAACATGGAGGTGAATCCCTAGAAATAGGGAATTAATTGGAAACTTCGACCATAATTAGTTTGATTATATTTATTCTATTAATTGCATTAACCACAGTCTTTGTTGGTTCAGAATTTGCATTAGTAAAAATTAGAGCAACAAGAATTGAACAGTTAGCAGATGAAGGTAATAAACCTGCTAAAATAGTAAAGAAAATGATTGCTAATCTAGATTATTACCTGTCTGCTTGTCAATTAGGTATTACGGTAACATCTTTAGGTTTAGGTTGGCTTGGGGAACCAACTTTTGAAAAATTATTACACCCGGTATTTGAAGCGATTAATTTACCTACTGCTTTAACTACAACAATCTCGTTTGCAGTATCGTTTATTATAGTGACGTATTTACATGTTGTACTTGGTGAGTTAGCACCTAAATCTATAGCAATTCAACATACTGAAAAGCTTGCTTTAATATATGCTAGACCACTATTCTATTTTGGTAACATAATGAAACCATTGATTTGGTTAATGAATGGTTCAGCGCGTGTGATTATTAGAATGTTTGGTGTGAATCCTGATGCACAAACAGATGCAATGTCAGAAGAAGAAATCAAAATTATTATTAATAATAGTTATAATGGTGGAGAAATCAACCAAACTGAATTGGCATATATGCAAAATATCTTTTCATTCGATGAAAGACATGCGAAAGATATAATGGTACCTAGAACACAAATGATTACTTTAAATGAGCCTTTTAATGTTGATGAATTATTAGATACGATAAAAGAACATCAATTTACGCGCTATCCAATTACTGATGATGGCGATAAAGACCATATAAAAGGATTTATTAACGTAAAAGAATTTTTAACCGAATATGCTTCTGGAAAGACGATTAAGATTGCTAACTACATTCACGAATTACCGATGATTTCAGAAACAACACGTATTAGTGATGCCTTAATACGTATGCAACGTGAACATGTTCATATGAGTCTTATTATAGATGAATATGGTGGTACAGCAGGTATTTTAACAATGGAAGACATTTTAGAAGAAATTGTCGGCGAAATTCGAGATGAATTTGATGATGATGAAGTAAATGATATTGTTAAAATAGACGATAAAACATATCAAGTAAATGGTAGAGTTTTATTGGACGATTTAACAGAAGACTTTGGTATTGAATTTGAAGATTCTGAAGATATCGATACAATAGGCGGATGGTTGCAATCGCGCAATACGAATTTACAAAAAGATGATTTTGTCGATACAACATATGATCGTTGGGTTATTTCAGAAATTGATAATCATCAAATCATTTGGGTGATATTAAACTATGAATATAATCACGCTCGACCAACTATTGGAGATACTGATGAAGATGAAAAGTCAGAATAAGAAATAATAATTACGCCAACTAAGAATGATATAAATCATTTTTGGTTGGCTTTTTTATTTATAATAGTAATTATACTAAAAAGATTGAAACAATAGATTTCAGAAAATTAAATAAGGTAATAGTGTTTATTTTAAAGTGAATAAGAGAAAACGAATTAATTGAGTTTGATAAAAAAATTAGGGTAATGTAAAAGTATAAATATAAACGATACATAGAATGGAGAGATATATAATGGAGAATGATGTACAAATTTTAAATAATGGTTATCCAATGCCATCAGTTGGTTTAGGCGTATATAAAATAACTGATGAAGATATGACGAAAGTAGTTAATGCTGCGATTAAAGCCGGATATCGTGCATTTGATACAGCATATTTTTATGGTAATGAAGCGTCACTAGGAAGTGCTTTAAAAGATAGTGGTGTATCTCGCGAAGATTTATTTCTAACAACAAAATTATGGAATGACTATCAAGGTTATGATAAGACATTTGAGTTTTTCAATAAGTCGATAGAAAATTTGCAGACAGACTATCTTGATTTATTTTTAATACATTGGCCATGTGAGGAAGATGGATTGTTTGTGGAAACATATAAAGCGATGGAAGAACTTTATGAACAAGGTAAAATAAAAGCAATAGGTGTATGTAATTTTAAACAGCATCATTTGGAAACATTAATGTCTGAAGCACACATTGTACCTATGGTGAACCAAATCGAAGTACACCCTTATTTCAATCAGCAAGATGTTCAAGACTTTTGTGACCGTCATGATATTAAAGTGACAGCTTGGATGCCATTGATGAGAAATAGAGGATTACTTGATGACCCAGTCATAAATAAACTTGCTGAAAAATATGAAAAGACACCTGCACAAATCGTTTTACGTTGGCATTTAGCTCATAATAGGATTATAATTCCAAAATCTCAAACTCCAAAACGTATTCGTGAAAATATAGATTTATTTGATTTTAATTTAGAGCTAACAGAAGTAGCTGAAATTGATGCTTTAAATAAAAATGCAAGACAAGGTAAAGATTCAGATGATGTGAAAATAGGTGATTTAAAATAATCAAATATTAGATTTTACGTTTATGAATGCCTTTTAATGTGTACTATAAAATAAATGGAAGAATTATTTTAATCCATTAAGATTTACTTTGGCACAGACAAATCTTTAGAATATAAAGGATGGACATAGATGAAAATTAGAGTTGTCATTCCTTGTTTTAATGAAGGGGAAGTCATTACACAAACACATCAACAATTAACTGAGATACTTGCACGAGATAGTCATGTAAAAGGTTATGATTATAATATGCTTTTTATAGATGATGGAAGCACTGATACTACAATTGATCAAATGCAACATCTGGCGTCTATAGATAGTCATGTTTGTTTCATTTCTTTTAGTAGAAATTTTGGGAAAGAAGCGGCTATGATAGCAGGATATCAACATAGTACGGATTTTGATGCTGTCATAATGATTGATTGTGATTTGCAACATCCACCTGAATATATTCCTAAAATGGTTGAAGGTTTTATGGAAGGTTATGATCAAGTAGTAGCAAAGCGTGATCGTAATGGCGAAAATTTAAGTCGTAAAACATTGAGCCATGTATATTATAAGTTAGTCAATTGCTTTGTTGAGGAAGTGAAATTTGATGATGGTGTTGGCGATTTTAGGCTTTTGAGTCAAAGAGCTGTTAAATCTATTGCCTCACTTGAAGAATATAATCGATTTTCTAAAGGGTTATTTGAATGGATTGGTTATAATACCAAGGTATTTACGTATCAAAATGTTGAAAGACAAAAAGGTGAGTCTAAATGGTCATTTAAAAAATTATTTAATTATGGCATTGATGGCTTAATTTCATTTAACAGTAAACCGCTCAGAATGATGATTTATTTAGGTTTGTTCATTTTTTCAATAAGCTTACTATATATCATTTATTTGTTTGTAAATATTTTAATTTCAGGTGTTAATATTCCTGGGTATTTTTCAACTATTGCCCCCATTTTATTATTAGGTGGAATACAGTTAATTTCAATAGGTGTCATTGGAGAATATATTGGTAGAATTTATTATGAAGTTAAAGCACGACCAAAATATATTATTCAAGCTACAAATTTATCTTTTGCAGAAGATAATAAGAAAGAAATACAAAAGATTTATTCTAAAAAGGCATAAAAAAGAAGCTCTTAAATGGGAGCTTCTTTTTAGTCTTTGCATTTTCATTTATAAAAATAAATCGAATTATGACGTAATGTCTAATTTGTGTAATGTTACAGTCATCGTAGTTCCTACATCTATATCACTGTTTACACTAATCTTTGCATTATTTTGTTGCGCAAGTTCATTAGCAATATATAAACCTAATCCAGAACCGCCCGTCTTAGTATTACGTGAATTTTCAACTCTAAATGTACGTTCAAATATACGGTCTTGTAGTTCTGGTAAAATACCAATGCCTTCATCACTAATTGCAATGTCAATGGTATCTTGTTCTTTATTCTCGCTAATATTAATGTCGATGCGACTACCAACATTTGAAAATTTCAAAGCATTATCAAGTAAATTTGTTAATATACGCTCAAGTGGGGTACGATATTGATAAAATGCATCAATTTCACTACAGAAATTTACTTCTAATGTGCGATTTTCATGTTTCATTCGCTGTTCATATGGTTGTAATATCGATACAAGTAATTGGTCTAGTTGTATTAATTCTGGGGGATACGTTTTACCTGTATTTAAAGTGATAATATGAGTCATATCGTCGAATAACGTTGATAAGCGGTTGGCTTGTTTAATCAAAATGTCATATGACTCTTTAATTTCATGATCTTTTGTGATAATACCATCACGTAAACCTTCAGAGTATGAAATGATACTGGCTAAAGGTGTTTTTAAATCATGGGCTAAATTTTGAATCAGTTCTGTTTTTTCTTGTTGTTCGGATTTAATTTGATTCATTTGTTGCGTAATTTCAGAAGCCATTTTATTAAAAGATTGATTTAATTCATAAATCTCTTTTGGTGAATTAAACGTTTTATCATTGCTTGCGTAATTTCCATTAGCAAATTGCTTTGTTTTAATATTAAACTGCTTAATTTTTTGAATAAGCGGGTTAATAAAAATACTACATATTAACAAAGTTAAACAGCTTGTAATGATTGTCGTTAAGGTCAAAGTTAGTGTCATATGGCCATTAAACCACATTAAAATGTATGCAATTGCTAAAATAGTTGAAGTTAATAGTATACTCGATACGACGCCAATAATGATTTGACTTCTAATTGATAACACCATTATCGGCTCCTTTCAAATTTATATCCTAATCCCCATACAGTTGTGATGGTATAAGTTGTAAAGTTTTCCTTTTCTAATTTTTCTCTTATGCGATGAATATGCACATTTACGGTATTTGCATCTTCGTAATAATCATAACCCCATACTTTTTCAAGTAATTCTGATTTTGAAATTACTTCATTTTCTCTTGAAGCTAAATACCACAATAATTCAAATTCTTTAATACGCATTGAGACTTCGTGACCATTAACAGTCACCACTTTGCTTAAGTTAACAAGCGTAAGTTCATCAAATGCCAGTTGTTCAACTGGTTGATGATGATATTTTTTCATGCGTGTAAGTAAGTTATTTACACGTAAAACAAGTTCTCTTGGACTAAACGGTTTTTTGACATAGTCATCTGCACCAAGAGTCAATGCATAAATGGTGTCGTGTTCTTGTGTTTTGGCAGTTAAATAGATAAATGGTATATCTAATTTTTGCCTTTTCATTTCTTTGACAATGTCGTAACCATTAACTTCTGGCATCATGATGTCTAGCACCATAATATCAATGTCATTTGATAATAAAGAAATAGCTTCTTTACCGCTAGTTGTTGTTGTTACTTTGTATCCTTCATATTCAAAATAGGTTTGACAAATGTCTACAATGTCTTGTTCATCATCCACGATCAGTAAGTGGGTCATCTATTTTTTCACCTCTGTTCTTACGACCTCTAAAGTAATTAATGATTTCTTTAAGTGAAATCTGTTTTAACAATGAATGGCTCATTAATAAAAGGATAAAGAAAGTTAATTGAAGAGGGTACGTAAATATCATATCTGCTAAGATATAATTTATCATAACAAAGGCTCCAAAGAAACTAGCAGTATATGCAAATACTCCAAAAATTAAACCTAAACCAATTGCAAGTTCTCCAATAGGAACAATAATATCAAATAATGACGTCGTATGCGCAACTACATTTGCGAAAAACCATTTATACCATTCAGGTGAATCAGTATTGTTTGCAATTACTGGTACTAAGCCTTTTAGCGTGAAACCGCCTGTTAATTTTTCATAACCTTGCATTAACATGACAATACCAGAACCAACACGAATGATAAATGTAACGAGTAGCAATAATTTATTCATGATGTTCACATTCTTTCTATTTTTTGTGTTAATAATTTATATAAACATAAGATTGAGCAACATAGGCTAAATTGTAGTGTCATGTGAACATGAAGTGGTTGAGCTCATGGTTGTTATAAGCCAATTAAACCTCAAGCTCTAAAAAGTGTGCCTTCTGTGCTATAAATTCTTATGGGATTGAATTATTTTGTATATATGTTAAAAAAGGAAAGTATGATTTCTACGAGCTAGGGGGGCTGTGAAATCATACGCTTTCCGTTGAGTAATGTGTGTAATGTATATTTTAAAAGTTAGTAATGTAATAGTATGATGTTATGATTTTAATAAAATGTGTAACTCAGAAATTGATTATTTTAATTTAGCGCCACCAAAGATAACGTGTGCTTTTTTACAATAAATTGTAACTTCATCGTATTTACTTAAATCAACATTTTTAAGATCAAATGTTTGTTTTTCTTTATCGTAGTCTACCATTGCGATTTCTTTACCATTTTTTATGTCGCCATTTTTAGTTAGGTAAACGTATAAATCAGGACCTTTAGATGATTTGTAGTTAGTAAGCATTAATTTACCATTTTTAATTTCAGCTTTACCTTCAACAGTTTCACCATTTTTAGAACTAAATGTACCTGTTAGGTGTTTTGTTTTATCAGTTTTAACGTTGCTGTCTTCTGATTTTGTCTTTTGTTCAGTTTTATTACCTTGATCCTGTGAATTAGAATTACCACAAGCGCCTAAAGTTAATACAGCTGCAACAGCGCCAACTGCTAAAAAATATTTTGTATTCATGCTAACTCCTCATTTCTTCAATTTGATAAGTTAAGTTTAAAATGAAGGCAAATAATATGCCATTAACTAATTCTTAACTTCGTTTAAATATCGCTTAACTAATATTGAAGAAAGAATAATTTGAAAATGTAAATATTTGTCTGATTTAAATAAATGGGTTGTTGGAAAGATGATAGGTATAAATCAACTTAAAATAGAAAATAAAAAACACTACTGATTCAGCATTAAATCAGTAGTGTTTTTTAGCGTTTTAATTTAAAATTTGTACACCTTTTGCCATAACAAGAATAATAAGAAAATTATATAAACGATTAAATATAAGTACCAATATGGCGTTAAGACCATCATAACGATAAATGATATGTTAATGATAATAAGTCCTTTAATCATTAGTCGTTTAATTTTTTTATTATTTTCAGCATCATTATCTAAATTATTGAAAGTTGCAGTAAACAACATGATACCACCGACAATGAAAATGGCAGGGGCTAAAAACGGTATAGACATATATATAGATTGTGTACTTGAGAAGTCTGTGACACGTTGTGTTAAGCTGACAACAATCGTTAATATAATGGCAATAAATTTTTGATCTGTAATATATACAGGTTTTAATTTTTTATCGATATAAATCTGTAGTATCGTCCAAATGATAAACATAGTTATAGTACATATTGTAATGAAATTATATTTATCAATAATGAATGTATTTATAATGGCATTGACTGTGATAGACAACAACATAGCACTTAATGATAATTGTTGCATTCGATGCCGATATAAATTAAATCCAGTAATAAGTATGACGATAGCAATATTAATTAATATATATACAATCATGATGGACTCCTGTTCGTTATACTTCAATCAACTATTATATCAATTAATATTTTGTTATTCATTAGATACGACTTATAAAAAGAAAAATCAGCTAATATTTATACACCTTTTTTATTGCTCCATAGTAAAGTGTGTAACTGTGGCAACACATAAACATGATTCATATCACTACTTTGCATAACTAAATCTACTAATTGTTCGTAGCGTTCTAATAATTTAGCAGTATGATTATCGACACTTTCAGACAAGTAAGGATTACCAACTTGTAAATAAAAGGGGATATCAGGGTAACGATGATGAATCATTTTTGCGAATTCATAATCATTATCATCAAATACAACCACTTT
This is a stretch of genomic DNA from Staphylococcus roterodami. It encodes these proteins:
- the nagA gene encoding N-acetylglucosamine-6-phosphate deacetylase → MSELIIYNGKIYTEDVTIDKGYVHIKEGRIVSVGKVENVESIVNDTTNKIQVIDVQGHHVLPGFIDIHIHGGYGQDAMDGSYDGLKYLSENLLSEGTTSYLATTMTQSTDKIDQALSNIAKYEAHQDINNAAEIVGIHLEGPFISENKVGAQHPQFVVRPYIDKINHFQNTANGLIKIMTFAPEVEGAKEALETYKDEIIFSIGHTVATYEEAVEAVERGAKHVTHLYNAATGFQHREPGVFGAAWLNDRLNTEMIVDGTHSHPASVAIAYRMKGNERFYLITDAMRAKGMPEGEYDLGGQKVIVQSQQARLESGALAGSILKMNQGLRNLISFTGDTLENLWRVTSLNQAIALGIDDRKGSIKIEKDADIVIVDDEINVQYTIKQGKVHSYC
- a CDS encoding hemolysin family protein, translating into METSTIISLIIFILLIALTTVFVGSEFALVKIRATRIEQLADEGNKPAKIVKKMIANLDYYLSACQLGITVTSLGLGWLGEPTFEKLLHPVFEAINLPTALTTTISFAVSFIIVTYLHVVLGELAPKSIAIQHTEKLALIYARPLFYFGNIMKPLIWLMNGSARVIIRMFGVNPDAQTDAMSEEEIKIIINNSYNGGEINQTELAYMQNIFSFDERHAKDIMVPRTQMITLNEPFNVDELLDTIKEHQFTRYPITDDGDKDHIKGFINVKEFLTEYASGKTIKIANYIHELPMISETTRISDALIRMQREHVHMSLIIDEYGGTAGILTMEDILEEIVGEIRDEFDDDEVNDIVKIDDKTYQVNGRVLLDDLTEDFGIEFEDSEDIDTIGGWLQSRNTNLQKDDFVDTTYDRWVISEIDNHQIIWVILNYEYNHARPTIGDTDEDEKSE
- a CDS encoding aldo/keto reductase, which encodes MENDVQILNNGYPMPSVGLGVYKITDEDMTKVVNAAIKAGYRAFDTAYFYGNEASLGSALKDSGVSREDLFLTTKLWNDYQGYDKTFEFFNKSIENLQTDYLDLFLIHWPCEEDGLFVETYKAMEELYEQGKIKAIGVCNFKQHHLETLMSEAHIVPMVNQIEVHPYFNQQDVQDFCDRHDIKVTAWMPLMRNRGLLDDPVINKLAEKYEKTPAQIVLRWHLAHNRIIIPKSQTPKRIRENIDLFDFNLELTEVAEIDALNKNARQGKDSDDVKIGDLK
- a CDS encoding glycosyltransferase family 2 protein; the encoded protein is MKIRVVIPCFNEGEVITQTHQQLTEILARDSHVKGYDYNMLFIDDGSTDTTIDQMQHLASIDSHVCFISFSRNFGKEAAMIAGYQHSTDFDAVIMIDCDLQHPPEYIPKMVEGFMEGYDQVVAKRDRNGENLSRKTLSHVYYKLVNCFVEEVKFDDGVGDFRLLSQRAVKSIASLEEYNRFSKGLFEWIGYNTKVFTYQNVERQKGESKWSFKKLFNYGIDGLISFNSKPLRMMIYLGLFIFSISLLYIIYLFVNILISGVNIPGYFSTIAPILLLGGIQLISIGVIGEYIGRIYYEVKARPKYIIQATNLSFAEDNKKEIQKIYSKKA
- the saeS gene encoding two-component system sensor histidine kinase SaeS, with the translated sequence MVLSIRSQIIIGVVSSILLTSTILAIAYILMWFNGHMTLTLTLTTIITSCLTLLICSIFINPLIQKIKQFNIKTKQFANGNYASNDKTFNSPKEIYELNQSFNKMASEITQQMNQIKSEQQEKTELIQNLAHDLKTPLASIISYSEGLRDGIITKDHEIKESYDILIKQANRLSTLFDDMTHIITLNTGKTYPPELIQLDQLLVSILQPYEQRMKHENRTLEVNFCSEIDAFYQYRTPLERILTNLLDNALKFSNVGSRIDINISENKEQDTIDIAISDEGIGILPELQDRIFERTFRVENSRNTKTGGSGLGLYIANELAQQNNAKISVNSDIDVGTTMTVTLHKLDITS
- the saeR gene encoding response regulator transcription factor SaeR; the protein is MTHLLIVDDEQDIVDICQTYFEYEGYKVTTTTSGKEAISLLSNDIDIMVLDIMMPEVNGYDIVKEMKRQKLDIPFIYLTAKTQEHDTIYALTLGADDYVKKPFSPRELVLRVNNLLTRMKKYHHQPVEQLAFDELTLVNLSKVVTVNGHEVSMRIKEFELLWYLASRENEVISKSELLEKVWGYDYYEDANTVNVHIHRIREKLEKENFTTYTITTVWGLGYKFERSR
- a CDS encoding DoxX family protein; the protein is MNKLLLLVTFIIRVGSGIVMLMQGYEKLTGGFTLKGLVPVIANNTDSPEWYKWFFANVVAHTTSLFDIIVPIGELAIGLGLIFGVFAYTASFFGAFVMINYILADMIFTYPLQLTFFILLLMSHSLLKQISLKEIINYFRGRKNRGEKIDDPLTDRG
- a CDS encoding DM13 domain-containing protein, which encodes MNTKYFLAVGAVAAVLTLGACGNSNSQDQGNKTEQKTKSEDSNVKTDKTKHLTGTFSSKNGETVEGKAEIKNGKLMLTNYKSSKGPDLYVYLTKNGDIKNGKEIAMVDYDKEKQTFDLKNVDLSKYDEVTIYCKKAHVIFGGAKLK